The Borrelia hispanica CRI genome has a window encoding:
- a CDS encoding cysteine--tRNA ligase, with product MLLKLYNTKTKCLSEVKDLSETKIYACGPTVYNYAHIGNLRTYIFEDLLIKSLKLFKYNVNYAMNITDIGHLTGDFDDGEDKVVKAAKERGLTVCEISRFFTKAFFDDCKKLNILRPDKVLVASEYILSMIEVVKVLEQNGFTYFVNGNVYFDIARFKNYGQMAGINLNDINENSVSRVELDLSKRNKSDFVLWFTNSKFKNQEMKWDSPWGFGYPSWHLECATMNLNYFNNTLNIHLGGVDHIRVHHVNEIAIMECYLGVNWCDMFVHGEFLIMENEKMSKSNNNFITIKNLEDEGFSPLDFRYFCLTAHYRTQLKFSFHSLKACKVARENLLSKLTSCYSSLSQFDISLLSQDDENAKFVLEHKYYYSFLESIAFDLNIPKVLALLWDIVRDNNLSSLAKLKLAFKFDEVLSLGLREEILREIDRSRVVIDDVMNSLIEERRLAKLKKDFKRADEIREYCRSKGFILIDTEEGTKVKRG from the coding sequence ATGCTTCTTAAGTTATACAATACAAAAACAAAATGTTTGTCTGAAGTAAAGGATTTAAGTGAAACTAAGATTTATGCTTGTGGTCCTACTGTTTATAATTATGCTCACATAGGTAATCTTAGAACTTATATTTTTGAAGATCTTCTTATTAAATCTTTAAAGTTATTTAAGTATAATGTTAATTATGCAATGAATATTACTGATATTGGGCATTTAACAGGTGATTTTGATGATGGGGAAGATAAGGTAGTAAAGGCTGCAAAAGAGAGAGGTCTTACTGTTTGTGAGATTAGCAGGTTTTTTACAAAAGCTTTTTTTGATGATTGTAAAAAGTTAAATATTTTACGTCCTGATAAAGTACTTGTTGCAAGTGAATATATTTTAAGTATGATAGAAGTAGTCAAAGTTCTTGAACAGAATGGGTTTACTTATTTTGTAAATGGTAATGTTTATTTTGATATTGCTCGTTTTAAAAATTATGGACAGATGGCTGGCATTAATCTAAATGATATTAATGAAAATTCTGTTTCTAGAGTTGAATTAGATCTCTCAAAAAGGAATAAATCAGATTTTGTTTTATGGTTTACAAATTCAAAATTTAAAAATCAAGAGATGAAGTGGGATTCTCCTTGGGGATTTGGTTATCCAAGTTGGCATTTAGAATGTGCAACAATGAATTTGAATTATTTTAATAATACTCTTAATATTCATTTGGGAGGTGTTGATCATATTAGAGTTCATCATGTAAATGAAATAGCTATAATGGAATGTTATTTAGGTGTAAACTGGTGTGACATGTTTGTTCATGGTGAGTTTTTGATTATGGAAAATGAAAAGATGTCAAAGTCAAATAATAATTTTATTACTATTAAAAACTTAGAAGATGAAGGATTTTCACCTTTAGACTTTAGATATTTTTGTTTAACTGCACATTATAGGACACAACTTAAATTTTCATTTCATAGCTTAAAAGCTTGTAAAGTGGCTAGAGAAAATTTGCTTAGTAAATTGACCTCTTGTTATTCTTCGTTAAGTCAATTTGATATTAGTTTACTTAGTCAGGATGATGAAAATGCTAAGTTTGTTTTAGAACACAAGTATTATTATAGTTTTTTAGAAAGCATAGCTTTTGATTTGAATATTCCTAAAGTGTTGGCTTTGCTTTGGGATATTGTAAGGGATAATAATTTAAGCTCTCTTGCGAAACTTAAACTTGCATTTAAATTTGATGAAGTTTTGTCTCTTGGATTACGGGAAGAAATTTTGAGAGAAATTGACAGGAGTAGGGTAGTTATTGATGATGTTATGAATTCTTTGATTGAAGAGAGACGACTTGCCAAATTGAAAAAAGATTTTAAACGTGCTGATGAGATTAGAGAATATTGTCGTTCTAAAGGTTTTATATTAATTGATACTGAAGAGGGTACTAAAGTTAAAAGAGGGTAA
- a CDS encoding DNA-binding protein — MAVFIRGQYFVLSLIFLIFFCLFVFSGFLFYLKPVIYEISPMPASHENVIVIKGRNLGDHIGEININDHYLMKSSIISWSNEKVVFKITNEINSGLVFIKNRQGISNELFLVISRQVPIKLEKGNSPFLVFEENLVVMTNTPVVLRGKNLISDSGIVEIFIQTKHELYKVLSRDILSLSEVEIRFMPPKTLDINGEIFVMVDELKSNKLPFKFNENFFAWNLKKGRNFKISHEIYFLKNKNDNSNEILNNINFNIFYLSPVENERQKIQFADNNGTLLNLDNLFFKNLKSDKYHFNFEVKTCQLNLDIFDVKALEGIKVNADANIREFKTYVLDKRDHYLSYESFDLSSINLNVNNKDSAYELAKSIIDALVSYFTLVDNDLALDKAIEMKEISVDNLILLTNLFFFRHNIPLRNAIGFYFDNKSSRLQKHIWCEFFLEHIGFIYFDIINAVLFKDSSSYFLNMSENYIHYGYREDYDEDLLLDEYVDLVLFQYKSLTSHDHSLNYKITLEENINDR, encoded by the coding sequence TTGGCAGTATTTATTAGGGGACAATATTTTGTTTTAAGTTTGATTTTTTTGATTTTTTTTTGTTTATTTGTTTTTTCTGGATTTTTATTTTATTTAAAGCCTGTAATTTATGAAATATCACCAATGCCTGCTTCTCATGAAAATGTAATTGTTATTAAGGGACGTAATTTGGGTGATCATATTGGAGAAATTAATATTAATGATCATTATTTAATGAAAAGTAGTATTATTAGTTGGAGCAATGAGAAAGTAGTTTTTAAAATTACTAATGAAATTAATTCTGGGCTTGTTTTTATAAAAAATAGGCAAGGTATTAGTAATGAGCTTTTTCTTGTTATTAGTAGACAAGTTCCAATCAAACTTGAAAAAGGCAATAGTCCTTTTCTTGTTTTTGAGGAAAATTTAGTTGTAATGACAAATACTCCTGTTGTATTGAGGGGTAAAAATTTGATATCAGATTCTGGAATTGTTGAGATATTTATTCAAACCAAACATGAACTTTATAAAGTTCTCTCTAGAGATATATTGAGTTTAAGTGAGGTGGAAATAAGATTTATGCCTCCCAAAACTTTGGATATTAATGGTGAGATTTTTGTGATGGTTGATGAACTTAAGAGCAATAAGCTTCCTTTTAAATTTAATGAAAATTTTTTTGCATGGAATTTAAAGAAGGGTAGAAATTTTAAAATCTCTCATGAAATTTATTTTTTAAAGAATAAGAATGATAATTCTAATGAAATATTAAATAATATTAATTTTAATATTTTTTATTTAAGTCCAGTTGAAAATGAAAGACAAAAAATTCAGTTTGCAGATAATAATGGAACTCTATTGAATTTAGATAATTTGTTTTTTAAAAATTTGAAATCAGATAAGTATCATTTTAACTTTGAAGTTAAGACTTGTCAGTTAAATTTAGATATTTTTGATGTGAAAGCTTTGGAGGGTATTAAGGTAAATGCAGATGCTAATATACGCGAGTTTAAAACTTATGTTTTAGATAAAAGAGATCATTATTTATCTTATGAGTCGTTTGATTTAAGTTCAATTAATTTAAATGTCAATAACAAAGATTCAGCTTATGAATTAGCTAAATCTATTATTGATGCTTTAGTATCATATTTTACGCTTGTAGATAATGATTTAGCTTTAGATAAAGCTATTGAGATGAAAGAAATTTCGGTTGATAATTTGATTTTACTTACTAATTTATTTTTTTTTCGACATAATATACCTTTAAGAAATGCTATTGGATTTTATTTTGATAATAAGTCTTCCAGACTTCAAAAACATATTTGGTGTGAGTTTTTTTTAGAGCATATTGGTTTTATTTATTTTGATATAATAAATGCAGTATTATTTAAGGATAGCTCAAGTTATTTTTTGAATATGTCAGAGAATTATATCCATTATGGATATAGAGAAGATTATGATGAGGATTTATTATTAGATGAATATGTTGATTTGGTATTGTTTCAATATAAAAGCTTAACAAGTCATGATCATTCTTTAAATTATAAGATTACTTTGGAGGAAAATATTAATGATAGATGA
- a CDS encoding J domain-containing protein, whose amino-acid sequence MSNLFQIIFLLLPFILIFSPFILSIFFIFFIFCIIYSILGGFRIYTTGDYFYSKSREFEFYKLSFLLMAKLISILGSMTGEQLNYINFIMSSLNLSERDKSELYNLFHFSVTQNRNADKILYTLKLGYFQRKDLFVWLVSVLKEINNLARYKSSEGDKFILYVSSFLELDFESYDSYKNVDIKIVSPYEVLGLKYDASDDDIKKAYKKLVIQYHPDKFANEPVKQKEANEKFIKIQDAYERISKERNLK is encoded by the coding sequence GTGTCTAATTTATTTCAGATTATTTTTTTATTGTTGCCATTTATTTTGATTTTTAGTCCTTTTATTTTAAGTATATTTTTCATATTTTTTATTTTTTGTATAATTTATAGTATTTTAGGTGGATTTAGGATATATACTACAGGGGATTATTTTTATTCTAAATCAAGGGAATTTGAGTTTTATAAATTATCATTTTTATTAATGGCTAAGTTAATTTCTATTTTAGGATCGATGACCGGTGAGCAATTAAATTATATTAATTTTATAATGAGTTCATTAAATTTATCTGAAAGGGATAAGAGTGAACTTTATAATCTATTTCATTTTTCTGTGACTCAGAATAGGAATGCAGACAAAATATTATATACTCTAAAACTTGGCTATTTTCAACGTAAAGACCTTTTTGTGTGGCTTGTTTCGGTTTTAAAAGAAATTAATAATTTGGCTAGGTATAAAAGTTCAGAAGGTGATAAATTTATTTTATATGTTAGTTCATTCCTTGAACTTGATTTTGAAAGTTATGATTCTTATAAGAATGTTGATATTAAGATTGTGAGTCCTTATGAAGTATTAGGGTTAAAGTATGATGCTAGTGATGATGATATAAAGAAAGCTTATAAAAAATTGGTTATACAATACCATCCAGATAAATTTGCAAATGAACCTGTTAAACAAAAAGAAGCAAATGAAAAATTTATTAAGATTCAAGATGCTTATGAAAGAATTTCTAAAGAGAGAAATTTAAAGTAG
- the glyA gene encoding serine hydroxymethyltransferase, whose amino-acid sequence MIDDILFDLIEREAKRERENIELIASENFVSSNVRQAVGSVLTNKYSEGYPSKRYYGGCSVVDDIENLAISRAMELFGASYANVQPHSGSQANMAAIMSLIKPGDKILGMELSHGGHLTHGSKVSFSGMFFDAYSYGVSRDSEMIDYDDVRRIAKACRPNLIIAGASSYSREIDFKKFREIANEVSAYLLCDIAHTAGLVATGFHNSPIDVAHLTTSTTHKTLRGPRGGLILSGRECNTMINYNNKERTLGSAVNSCVFPGTQGGPLMHVIAGKAVAFKEALNKEFKDYISRVIENTKAMAEYFISEGLRIVSGGTDNHLFLVDLSDLGITGADAEKILESVNITLNKNAIPFDSKNPSVASGIRIGAPAITSRGLKRDDSIKVAHFIVRALKTKSADELRKIKQEVIGFISSFDMP is encoded by the coding sequence ATGATAGATGATATTCTATTTGATTTAATTGAAAGAGAAGCTAAGAGAGAGAGAGAAAATATTGAGTTAATTGCTTCAGAGAATTTTGTTTCATCAAATGTGAGACAAGCTGTTGGAAGTGTTTTGACCAATAAATATTCCGAAGGGTATCCTTCAAAGAGATATTATGGTGGATGTTCTGTTGTTGATGATATTGAAAATTTGGCCATATCACGAGCTATGGAATTATTCGGTGCAAGTTATGCTAATGTTCAGCCTCATAGTGGTTCTCAGGCTAATATGGCTGCTATAATGTCACTTATTAAGCCTGGGGATAAAATTCTTGGGATGGAATTATCTCATGGTGGTCATTTGACACATGGTAGTAAGGTTAGCTTTTCTGGTATGTTTTTTGATGCATATTCTTATGGTGTTTCAAGAGATTCGGAGATGATTGATTACGATGATGTTAGAAGGATAGCTAAAGCATGTAGGCCAAATTTGATAATTGCTGGTGCATCTTCTTATTCAAGAGAAATTGATTTTAAGAAGTTTCGTGAAATAGCAAATGAAGTTTCAGCTTATCTTTTATGTGATATTGCTCATACTGCAGGTCTTGTTGCTACGGGTTTTCATAATTCTCCTATTGATGTTGCACATTTAACTACAAGTACTACTCATAAAACTTTAAGAGGACCTAGAGGAGGCTTGATTCTTTCGGGCAGAGAGTGTAATACGATGATCAATTATAATAATAAAGAGAGAACTTTAGGTTCAGCTGTTAATTCTTGTGTTTTTCCAGGAACTCAAGGTGGACCTTTAATGCATGTTATTGCAGGTAAAGCAGTGGCTTTCAAAGAAGCATTAAATAAAGAGTTTAAAGATTATATTTCTAGGGTTATAGAGAATACTAAAGCTATGGCTGAGTATTTTATTTCAGAAGGTCTGAGAATAGTTAGTGGTGGTACAGATAATCATTTGTTTTTAGTTGACCTTAGTGATTTAGGTATTACGGGAGCTGATGCTGAGAAGATTCTTGAGAGTGTAAATATTACGCTTAATAAGAATGCAATTCCTTTTGATTCTAAAAATCCTTCTGTAGCTTCTGGTATTAGAATTGGTGCTCCTGCTATTACTTCACGAGGTTTAAAGAGAGATGATTCTATTAAAGTTGCTCATTTTATTGTTAGGGCTTTAAAGACAAAATCTGCTGATGAACTTAGAAAGATCAAACAGGAAGTTATAGGGTTTATTAGTAGTTTTGATATGCCTTAA
- the murB gene encoding UDP-N-acetylmuramate dehydrogenase, whose amino-acid sequence MLENINNFLKKINIQPQTTNLANYTTYKIGGISKLFLTPKTIEDAEHIFKTAIKEKIKIFILGGGSNLLINDEEEINFPIIYTKHLNKIEIHDNQITAECGTNFNDLCNFALKNELSGLEFIYGLPGTLGGAIWMNARCFGSEISDILDKIVFIDENGNFICKKFNKNEFAYKISPFQNKNTAILKATLNLKKGNKKHIEKIMNQNKQIRINKGHYLFPSSGSTFKNNKNFLKPTGQIIEECNLKGLQIGGAKVSHYHGNFIINNNNATSREVKTLIDKIKTQVQIKTGFLLEEEILYIGFNQKN is encoded by the coding sequence ATGTTAGAAAACATAAACAATTTTCTTAAAAAGATAAATATTCAACCTCAAACAACAAATCTTGCAAATTACACAACTTATAAAATAGGGGGTATTTCTAAATTATTCTTAACACCTAAAACGATCGAAGATGCAGAACATATATTTAAAACAGCAATAAAAGAAAAAATTAAAATATTTATTTTAGGGGGAGGTTCAAATCTATTAATAAACGATGAAGAAGAAATCAATTTTCCTATTATCTATACTAAACATTTAAATAAAATTGAAATTCATGACAATCAAATTACTGCAGAATGCGGAACCAATTTTAACGATCTATGTAACTTTGCATTGAAAAATGAATTAAGCGGACTAGAATTTATATATGGACTTCCTGGAACACTTGGGGGAGCAATTTGGATGAATGCAAGATGTTTTGGAAGTGAGATTTCTGACATATTAGATAAAATCGTCTTTATAGATGAAAATGGAAATTTTATATGTAAAAAATTTAATAAAAATGAATTTGCATATAAAATTTCGCCTTTTCAAAACAAAAATACTGCAATATTAAAAGCAACGCTAAATTTAAAGAAAGGCAATAAAAAACATATTGAAAAAATTATGAACCAAAATAAGCAAATAAGAATCAACAAAGGACATTATCTCTTTCCAAGTAGCGGAAGCACATTTAAAAACAACAAAAATTTTTTAAAACCCACTGGACAAATAATTGAAGAATGCAATTTAAAAGGACTTCAAATCGGAGGAGCAAAAGTATCACATTATCATGGCAATTTTATAATTAATAATAACAACGCTACTTCTAGAGAGGTTAAAACACTTATTGACAAGATAAAAACCCAAGTTCAAATAAAAACAGGATTTTTACTTGAAGAAGAAATACTATATATAGGATTTAATCAAAAAAATTAA
- a CDS encoding methyl-accepting chemotaxis protein, producing MREDLVNVKLKNMRFLLYLMLFIFICFGLLFLGQAYLNYRHEYLNRIEADFKLFSSNVAFKIKNKYDAAVSVLKNLIKDSNVLNVLHKVSNNFVSSVDLRFIDLNTSIALFLSSKGFNDVSKIFQHISLEADSLEGVFYIPAGKNVLISNKNFSFLDINNIIEDPIYFVPVKERSVYYSSYKRVKNKLYSLVSMPLINDNHAVLGVICFFVCFDSLFVDIANQLNSYFKFSNKNYEFFMIDRDFQPLLLNLNDLNINNFSENYVNSVLSSVIEVVKIDPNIVKKIVKHNTSSYFLSTSQLAGQVVQGIIFDINHVPLKFQSNSIFFLGFIFFSYLIIFCLCIKFVLPFFSDFKILIEQKKEREDILKLDSASEFKYKSFIFSYINTEFDNLFSKTTNIVNNIKFYVQELRGRLIEMNIPEESIERVHNSLTTYDGIGDAFSKFEKAVMNILKDFESTSNPINEHNKNILDIAAKFEENTNAFYAIDKNLEVFNKVVVSNSASIDTVKSKVSELNSVFDSVNKNFSDLLSQTNNLQSANKLLVLISAQTNMLAMNAAIEAAKAGDAGKSFAVVAEEIRKLAINSGKYSTTIKDELKKVNNIISVISSEIDSIYKDFIDIQDNINNNSMQHERINITLAKHVKEIGEFKEQYLAHDIKIKDTKNMCKEIFNSYFVISGKFHNLNSDLSEFEVSKMSLDALETLREHILLINEFKEKISKMRDVVENMNNEFWGM from the coding sequence ATGCGTGAGGATTTGGTGAATGTTAAATTAAAAAATATGAGATTTTTGCTCTATCTCATGCTTTTTATTTTTATTTGCTTTGGTTTGTTGTTTCTAGGTCAAGCTTATTTAAATTATAGACATGAATATTTGAATCGTATTGAGGCTGATTTTAAACTTTTTTCAAGTAATGTGGCTTTTAAGATAAAGAATAAATATGATGCTGCTGTTAGTGTTTTGAAAAATTTGATTAAGGATAGTAATGTTTTAAATGTATTACATAAGGTTTCAAATAATTTTGTTTCAAGTGTCGATTTAAGATTTATAGATTTAAATACAAGTATTGCTCTTTTTTTAAGTTCTAAAGGATTTAATGATGTAAGCAAAATTTTTCAACATATTTCTCTTGAAGCTGATTCTTTAGAGGGAGTTTTTTATATTCCTGCAGGAAAAAATGTTTTAATTTCAAATAAAAATTTTTCATTCTTAGATATCAATAATATTATTGAGGATCCAATTTATTTTGTGCCTGTAAAGGAGCGTAGTGTTTATTATTCAAGTTATAAGAGAGTAAAAAATAAGCTTTATTCCCTTGTAAGTATGCCACTTATAAACGATAATCATGCAGTATTAGGAGTAATTTGTTTTTTTGTTTGTTTTGATAGTTTATTTGTTGATATTGCAAATCAATTGAATTCTTATTTTAAATTTAGCAATAAGAATTATGAATTTTTTATGATTGATAGAGATTTTCAACCTTTATTGTTAAATCTTAATGACTTAAATATTAATAATTTTTCAGAAAATTATGTAAATAGTGTGTTAAGTAGTGTTATAGAAGTCGTTAAAATCGATCCTAATATTGTTAAAAAAATTGTAAAGCATAATACTTCTTCTTATTTTTTAAGTACTTCTCAGCTTGCTGGACAGGTAGTTCAAGGCATTATTTTTGATATTAATCATGTTCCTTTAAAGTTTCAGTCAAATTCAATATTTTTCTTAGGTTTTATCTTTTTTTCTTATCTTATCATCTTTTGTCTATGCATCAAGTTTGTTTTACCCTTTTTTAGTGATTTTAAAATTTTAATTGAACAAAAAAAGGAGAGAGAGGATATTTTAAAGCTTGATTCTGCCTCAGAATTCAAATATAAATCTTTTATTTTCTCTTATATTAATACTGAATTTGATAATTTGTTTTCAAAGACTACTAATATCGTTAATAATATTAAATTTTATGTACAGGAATTAAGGGGACGTCTAATCGAAATGAATATACCAGAAGAAAGTATAGAGAGAGTGCATAATAGTCTTACTACTTATGATGGGATAGGAGATGCTTTTTCTAAATTTGAAAAAGCAGTTATGAATATTTTAAAAGATTTTGAATCAACATCTAATCCAATTAATGAGCATAATAAAAATATATTAGATATTGCTGCTAAATTTGAAGAGAATACTAATGCTTTTTATGCAATAGATAAAAATTTAGAAGTTTTTAATAAAGTTGTAGTGTCAAATTCTGCAAGTATTGATACAGTAAAGAGTAAAGTTTCTGAATTGAATTCTGTATTTGATAGTGTAAATAAAAATTTCTCCGACCTTTTGTCGCAAACTAATAATCTTCAAAGTGCAAATAAACTTTTGGTTTTAATATCGGCTCAGACTAATATGCTTGCAATGAATGCAGCTATTGAGGCAGCAAAAGCAGGAGATGCTGGTAAGAGTTTTGCTGTTGTTGCAGAAGAAATTAGAAAGCTTGCTATTAATTCTGGTAAGTACTCAACGACTATCAAGGATGAGCTTAAAAAGGTTAATAATATCATTTCAGTTATAAGTTCAGAAATTGATTCTATTTATAAAGATTTCATTGATATTCAAGATAATATTAATAATAATTCTATGCAGCATGAGAGAATTAATATTACTCTTGCTAAACATGTGAAAGAGATAGGTGAATTTAAAGAACAGTATTTAGCCCATGATATTAAAATTAAAGACACTAAAAATATGTGTAAAGAAATATTTAATAGTTATTTTGTTATTAGTGGAAAGTTTCATAATTTGAATAGTGATCTGAGTGAATTTGAGGTTTCTAAAATGAGTTTAGATGCATTAGAAACTTTGCGTGAACATATACTTTTGATTAATGAGTTTAAAGAAAAAATTTCTAAAATGAGAGATGTTGTTGAGAATATGAATAATGAATTTTGGGGTATGTAG
- a CDS encoding integrin-binding adhesin P66 family protein — protein sequence MTKTIVCLLVITLNYIMAFAEDNETDTNGNNANNINTSNNTPALNPNLKLPITLTFDNSSQFRFDMDELVPGLENKTNVGIKITPYINTKEVGNNDPLSAYVKVESLCLNASGKSDTPIKFSVGNITAQINMYDFYLKMESMTDFNFNQESLFSFAPISKIQSQYYGFPNKENATKRTILARSTAKKIGTLQFGYKLPSQLELILSIGATGTGNRNNKKNDKDSEEDKKNKDAIPYNDTYKGILYGTQVKWKPIQNKPTQYNSNIIVKNPLELNFGISGAIGNSTFNNSSITYGLKDTSVIDSDLVSPTLSNASIITSIGVSYKLGLTKINNKNTYLVLKAGSDLGIDPFASDFSILGHISRKANTDEKKQFDPISNKLQFDTKRTPNFEFSIGTGIGFAWNTDEGEEESWEISGSKSYNKRIFGAQDKKSGIGFGINYGKSLYRPTSSNTLIQNIAKKSFQTLNAEISTYEDNKKGIIPGLGWIASIGIYDLLRDKPKSDDIIADLNPNKTNTTTNKTNIEFTSATQLGGALYLDYAIPLKSMSPNTYIIPYVGAHMLGALNFSNNTLYLKAGLELENLIKLTNIVIGWDSNNILASKDQKGSVFILLKISIS from the coding sequence ATGACAAAAACAATAGTATGCCTACTCGTAATAACATTAAATTATATCATGGCTTTTGCTGAAGATAATGAGACTGATACTAATGGTAATAACGCAAACAATATAAATACAAGCAATAATACACCCGCACTTAACCCAAATCTCAAACTCCCTATTACACTAACTTTTGACAACAGCAGCCAATTTAGATTTGATATGGATGAACTTGTTCCTGGTTTAGAAAATAAAACCAATGTGGGAATTAAGATTACACCCTATATAAACACAAAAGAAGTAGGTAATAATGATCCTCTCTCAGCTTATGTTAAAGTAGAAAGTCTATGCTTAAACGCTAGTGGAAAAAGTGATACACCAATAAAATTTAGCGTAGGAAATATTACAGCACAAATTAATATGTACGATTTTTACCTTAAAATGGAATCAATGACTGATTTTAACTTTAATCAAGAATCATTATTTAGCTTCGCACCAATAAGTAAAATTCAAAGCCAATATTACGGTTTCCCAAACAAGGAAAATGCAACAAAAAGAACAATTCTTGCAAGAAGTACAGCTAAAAAAATAGGAACTCTTCAATTTGGATACAAACTTCCATCACAATTAGAACTCATACTATCAATTGGAGCAACAGGAACAGGAAACAGAAATAATAAAAAAAATGACAAGGATTCTGAAGAGGATAAAAAAAATAAAGATGCAATTCCTTATAACGATACTTACAAAGGTATACTTTATGGCACTCAAGTCAAATGGAAGCCAATACAAAACAAACCAACACAATATAATTCAAATATAATTGTCAAAAATCCTCTTGAGTTGAATTTTGGAATATCAGGAGCAATCGGAAATTCAACATTCAATAATTCCTCTATAACATATGGTCTTAAAGATACATCTGTTATAGACTCAGATCTTGTAAGTCCAACTCTATCAAATGCATCTATAATAACTTCCATTGGAGTTAGTTACAAACTTGGTCTTACAAAAATTAACAATAAGAATACTTATCTAGTATTAAAAGCTGGTTCCGATTTAGGAATAGACCCATTTGCAAGCGATTTTTCTATACTTGGACATATATCTAGAAAAGCAAACACAGATGAAAAAAAACAATTTGATCCAATAAGCAATAAGCTTCAATTCGATACAAAAAGAACTCCCAATTTTGAATTCTCTATAGGAACTGGTATAGGATTTGCCTGGAATACAGATGAAGGAGAAGAAGAATCTTGGGAAATTAGCGGAAGTAAATCTTATAACAAACGAATATTTGGCGCACAAGACAAAAAATCCGGTATAGGATTTGGAATTAATTATGGAAAAAGTTTATATAGACCCACATCTTCAAATACGTTAATACAAAACATTGCTAAAAAATCATTTCAAACATTGAATGCAGAAATTTCAACTTACGAAGATAATAAAAAAGGTATTATTCCTGGACTTGGATGGATAGCCTCAATAGGAATTTACGATCTATTAAGAGACAAACCTAAATCAGATGACATAATAGCAGATCTTAACCCAAACAAAACCAACACCACCACAAATAAAACCAACATTGAATTTACTAGCGCAACCCAACTTGGGGGTGCATTATACCTTGATTATGCAATACCTTTAAAATCTATGTCACCAAATACATATATAATTCCATATGTAGGTGCTCATATGCTAGGAGCTCTTAATTTTTCAAATAACACTTTATATCTAAAAGCTGGACTAGAATTAGAAAACCTAATTAAATTAACAAACATAGTTATTGGATGGGATTCAAACAATATTCTGGCATCCAAAGATCAAAAGGGAAGTGTATTTATACTACTTAAAATATCTATTTCTTAA